Proteins from a single region of Sandaracinaceae bacterium:
- a CDS encoding HTTM domain-containing protein, with protein MGLRAVLGAPVPAASLRAFRVLFGLLAALAAVRFVALGWVHELLVAPRFHFAFVEGVSPAPEAVLYAVFAVQAAAGLAVALGVWSRPALAVWLVSFGYVELLDKALYLNHYVLFSLLGLWLFVAPVHGPRSDRPSHVPAWALYLLRAQVATVYLWAGLAKLNADWLLAAQPLRTWLGARADVPVLGPLLASSITAYGMSWAGALYDLLIPALLLWRRTRGVGLLLVAGFHVAVGLLFPIGVFPLIMMASATLFLDPEWPTQVRSRLRGPDQRPEPPTPRGLGRGATVLWCATVGTMVLFPARFLLYGDHPSWTDVNWTERGYRFAWRVLLNEKTGLVDFRVVERGSGRVWRVMPSHELSELQHAQLRTQPDLMRDYALHLQDLHRREGRDVAVYADAWVSLNGRPSQRILRDDLDLTLPLSELDRRGFILPLVEPAR; from the coding sequence ATGGGCTTGCGTGCCGTCCTGGGTGCGCCCGTCCCTGCGGCCAGCCTGCGTGCGTTTCGTGTGCTCTTCGGGCTGCTCGCGGCGTTGGCCGCCGTGCGCTTCGTGGCGCTCGGGTGGGTGCACGAGCTGCTCGTGGCGCCCCGCTTCCACTTCGCGTTCGTCGAGGGGGTCTCTCCCGCGCCCGAGGCCGTGCTCTACGCGGTCTTCGCGGTGCAGGCAGCGGCCGGGTTGGCAGTGGCCCTGGGCGTCTGGTCGCGCCCAGCGCTCGCCGTGTGGCTCGTGTCGTTCGGCTACGTCGAGCTGCTCGACAAGGCGCTGTACCTCAACCACTACGTGCTCTTCTCGCTGCTCGGCCTGTGGCTGTTCGTCGCGCCCGTGCACGGACCCCGCTCAGATCGCCCCTCCCACGTGCCGGCCTGGGCGCTCTACCTGCTGCGCGCGCAGGTGGCCACGGTCTACCTGTGGGCCGGGCTCGCCAAGCTCAACGCCGACTGGCTGCTGGCCGCGCAACCCCTCCGCACCTGGCTCGGCGCGCGGGCCGACGTGCCTGTGTTGGGCCCGCTGCTGGCCAGCTCCATCACGGCCTACGGCATGAGCTGGGCGGGCGCGCTGTACGACCTGCTCATCCCCGCGCTGCTGCTGTGGCGGCGCACGCGCGGGGTGGGGCTGCTGCTCGTCGCGGGCTTTCACGTGGCCGTTGGGCTGCTGTTTCCCATTGGCGTGTTCCCCTTGATCATGATGGCCAGCGCGACGCTCTTCCTGGATCCCGAGTGGCCGACGCAGGTCCGAAGCCGGCTGCGTGGGCCGGACCAGCGTCCCGAGCCGCCCACCCCACGTGGGCTCGGCCGAGGCGCGACCGTGCTCTGGTGTGCAACCGTCGGGACCATGGTGCTGTTCCCCGCGCGCTTTCTGCTCTACGGGGACCACCCCAGCTGGACCGACGTGAACTGGACCGAGCGGGGCTACCGCTTCGCCTGGCGCGTGCTCCTCAACGAGAAGACGGGCCTGGTGGACTTTCGCGTGGTGGAGCGCGGGAGCGGGCGCGTCTGGCGCGTCATGCCCAGCCACGAGCTGAGCGAGCTCCAGCACGCGCAGCTGCGCACCCAGCCGGACCTCATGCGCGACTACGCGTTGCACCTCCAGGACCTGCATCGACGCGAGGGGCGCGACGTGGCCGTCTACGCCGACGCGTGGGTCAGCCTCAACGGGCGGCCGTCCCAGCGGATCCTGCGCGACGACCTGGACCTGACCCTGCCGCTCTCGGAGCTCGACAGGCGGGGCTTCATCCTCCCGCTCGTCGAGCCGGCGCGCTGA
- a CDS encoding alpha/beta hydrolase family protein has translation MDGVPWWEALDKDFARQPEPFHLQFRDKLQVGASAAFDVGLRTAGASLISGLAVPIGYHPLELRRAVKDLDFYGPIAESGDATRFFKAPPKNIRVRTSQADWFPRFSPDDGTTEVVQFDSPFMPVNPRLHKSYLKHEANRVAYARYWRHHNGPRPTIIAIHGFTADFYLINEWFFALPWFYRMGCDVVLFTLPFHGPRQTEHSPFSGHGYFAGGTSRINEAAAQSVMDLRVLIDWLMEKRGAPKVGVTGLSLGGFTTSLLATAEPRLSFAIPNVPVVSLADLVLEWQPIGLAIRTALKVVGRPLTEARKMVAVSCPLTYQPAIPRDRLMIVGGVGDRLAPPKHSRLLWDHWDRCRIHWFPGSHILHMDRGEYLRQIARFLHKTQFLPEGA, from the coding sequence GTGGACGGAGTCCCCTGGTGGGAGGCCCTCGACAAGGACTTCGCTCGTCAGCCGGAGCCCTTTCACCTCCAGTTCCGAGACAAGCTCCAGGTGGGCGCCTCCGCCGCGTTCGACGTGGGCCTACGCACCGCTGGCGCGTCCCTCATCAGCGGGCTCGCCGTCCCGATCGGGTATCACCCCCTCGAGCTGCGCCGCGCGGTGAAGGACCTCGACTTCTACGGCCCCATCGCGGAGAGCGGGGACGCCACGCGCTTCTTCAAGGCTCCGCCGAAGAACATCCGGGTGCGGACGTCGCAGGCCGACTGGTTCCCGCGCTTCTCGCCGGACGACGGCACGACCGAGGTGGTCCAGTTCGACAGCCCCTTCATGCCGGTCAACCCGCGGCTCCACAAGAGCTACCTGAAGCACGAGGCCAACCGCGTGGCCTACGCGCGCTACTGGCGCCACCACAATGGGCCACGGCCGACCATCATCGCCATCCACGGCTTCACCGCGGACTTCTACCTCATCAACGAGTGGTTCTTCGCGCTGCCCTGGTTCTACCGCATGGGCTGCGACGTGGTGCTCTTCACCCTGCCCTTCCACGGGCCGCGCCAGACCGAGCACTCGCCCTTCTCGGGGCACGGCTATTTCGCGGGTGGCACCTCGCGCATCAACGAGGCCGCCGCGCAGTCGGTCATGGACCTGCGCGTGCTGATCGACTGGCTGATGGAGAAGCGCGGCGCGCCCAAGGTGGGCGTCACGGGGCTGAGCCTGGGAGGCTTCACCACGTCGCTGCTGGCGACGGCCGAACCACGGCTCTCGTTCGCGATCCCCAACGTGCCCGTGGTCAGCCTGGCGGACCTCGTGCTCGAGTGGCAGCCCATTGGCCTCGCCATCCGCACGGCGCTCAAGGTGGTGGGGCGGCCGCTGACCGAGGCGCGCAAGATGGTCGCCGTGAGCTGCCCGCTGACCTATCAGCCTGCCATCCCCCGTGACCGGCTCATGATCGTCGGGGGCGTGGGGGACCGCCTCGCGCCCCCCAAGCATAGCCGGCTGCTGTGGGACCACTGGGACCGCTGCCGCATCCACTGGTTCCCGGGCAGCCACATCCTGCACATGGACCGCGGCGAGTACCTGCGGCAGATCGCGCGCTTCCTCCACAAGACGCAGTTCCTCCCCGAAGGCGCGTAA
- a CDS encoding polysaccharide deacetylase family protein, translated as MTPHGTSSLHASSSRYRHVASTVRAGVVASALVLATAANVRGASEVGERPAAEAPPPASTTPTFGGGRTVRGHLRQRVLHFTFDDGPRPETTGPLLDHLDAAGVRGTFFVVARQLGGRGARRDRNVAMVRETMRRGHTVGFHGLDHSAFSRLDAAQLERQFIVGEEVFQRTLGRRPFLVRPPYGRHDDASDRLVTRRGYTQVMWGITAADTTQNTTRGVVDAFAAAIARREGHARVRGGVVLLHDTHSWVVNAFPQLVATVNARNCALLARGPSEELWDIAPDLTPFFEARRPGDSAQRESQQDGYPAAVYAARQTVLRAETARRCAAPRGALARQAP; from the coding sequence ATGACTCCACACGGCACGTCCTCCCTGCACGCCTCCTCGTCTCGCTACCGTCACGTGGCATCGACCGTGCGGGCGGGCGTGGTCGCATCGGCCTTGGTGCTCGCCACCGCGGCCAACGTCCGTGGCGCGAGCGAGGTGGGGGAGCGGCCCGCTGCCGAAGCGCCGCCACCCGCGTCCACGACGCCGACGTTCGGGGGTGGACGCACCGTGCGCGGCCACCTGCGGCAGCGCGTGCTGCACTTCACCTTCGACGACGGGCCCCGCCCCGAGACGACCGGCCCCCTCCTGGACCACCTCGACGCGGCGGGCGTGCGCGGAACCTTCTTCGTGGTGGCGCGTCAGCTCGGTGGCCGTGGGGCCCGCCGTGATCGCAACGTCGCCATGGTGCGTGAGACGATGCGCCGCGGTCACACTGTGGGCTTCCACGGACTGGACCACAGCGCGTTCAGCCGGCTCGACGCCGCACAGCTCGAGCGCCAGTTCATCGTGGGGGAGGAGGTGTTCCAGCGCACCCTGGGGCGTCGCCCGTTCTTGGTGCGTCCCCCCTACGGACGCCACGACGACGCCAGCGACCGCTTGGTGACGCGGCGCGGCTACACCCAGGTGATGTGGGGCATCACCGCGGCGGACACCACACAGAACACGACACGCGGGGTGGTGGACGCCTTCGCCGCGGCCATCGCGCGGCGCGAAGGGCACGCACGCGTGCGCGGCGGCGTGGTGCTGCTGCACGACACGCACAGCTGGGTGGTGAACGCCTTCCCGCAGCTGGTGGCGACCGTCAACGCGCGCAACTGCGCCCTGCTGGCGCGGGGGCCGAGCGAAGAGCTGTGGGACATCGCCCCGGACCTCACCCCGTTCTTCGAGGCGCGGCGCCCGGGAGACAGCGCCCAGCGCGAGAGCCAGCAGGACGGCTACCCCGCCGCCGTGTACGCAGCGCGCCAGACCGTGCTGCGTGCAGAGACGGCGCGGCGCTGTGCGGCACCTCGCGGAGCGCTCGCCAGGCAGGCTCCGTGA
- a CDS encoding ABC-F family ATP-binding cassette domain-containing protein, translated as MPILVATGLSKAYGPRVLLDNVDLSVHAGERVGVVGINGSGKSTLCKILAGIESADAGEVIRRRDATIEYLAQEPELPAERTAREVVRDGLREWSAAFEAHAAASEALGHPDADFDALLEAQAKAGAEVERLGGWDRGHLVDAMLGHLKVLEPDAPVGRMSGGERRRVALARLLVSQPSLAILDEPTNHLDVDTIEWLERYLSESYGGALVLITHDRYVLDRDVTRTLEVEGGQVHSYDGAWEEYLMAKAERQAHEARAERNRQNFLRTELEWLRRSPKARTTKSQSRVDRAEAARDQAAPTQQRTAGFTLETTRLGKTIVDLRDVSVTLGDRPLIRDLTFMLTSGMRLGVVGPNGAGKSTLLRLLVGELTPDRGEVIIGKNTELGYFDQGRSGLDDTADLMVNVAGHDDKVTFRGERIDVRTYLARFLFAPDRMRQKVVALSGGERARVALAKLLLKPSNVLLLDEPTNDLDVATLSSLEQMLIESDATAIVVSHDRYFLDRVATHILAFEGDGRLVAYAGNYELYRTLSAAAQAEREAAEKALGKAASKNAPMDASAPKDGAGVDAGRDAKNDRPAKLSQKERRELDGMLEAVDAAEQALAALDAQLADPSLYAERPNEVRTITEKQQAASAKVEQLMARWDELEQRRAAAEG; from the coding sequence ATGCCGATCCTCGTCGCCACCGGCCTGTCCAAGGCCTACGGCCCTCGCGTCCTGCTCGACAACGTCGACCTCAGCGTCCACGCCGGAGAGCGCGTCGGTGTGGTGGGCATCAACGGGTCGGGGAAGAGCACGCTCTGCAAGATCCTGGCGGGCATCGAGAGCGCGGACGCGGGTGAGGTGATCCGCCGTCGTGACGCGACCATCGAGTACCTGGCGCAGGAGCCGGAGCTGCCCGCGGAGCGCACGGCACGCGAGGTGGTGCGCGACGGGCTGCGGGAATGGTCCGCCGCGTTCGAGGCGCACGCCGCCGCCAGTGAGGCGCTCGGGCACCCCGATGCAGACTTCGACGCGCTGCTCGAAGCGCAGGCCAAGGCTGGCGCCGAGGTGGAGCGCTTGGGCGGGTGGGACCGCGGTCACCTCGTCGACGCGATGCTGGGGCACCTGAAGGTGCTCGAGCCCGACGCGCCGGTCGGACGCATGAGCGGCGGCGAGCGGCGACGCGTGGCGCTGGCGCGGCTGCTGGTCTCACAGCCCAGCCTGGCCATCCTCGACGAGCCCACCAACCACCTCGACGTCGACACCATCGAGTGGCTGGAGCGCTACCTCTCCGAGAGCTACGGCGGCGCGCTGGTGCTCATCACCCACGACCGCTACGTGCTGGACCGGGACGTCACGCGCACCCTCGAGGTGGAGGGCGGCCAGGTGCACTCCTACGACGGCGCGTGGGAGGAGTACCTGATGGCCAAAGCCGAGCGGCAGGCGCACGAGGCGCGGGCCGAACGCAACCGCCAGAACTTCCTGCGCACCGAGCTCGAGTGGTTGCGGCGCAGCCCCAAGGCGCGCACCACCAAGAGCCAGTCACGCGTGGACCGCGCCGAGGCCGCGCGCGATCAGGCGGCGCCCACGCAGCAGCGCACGGCGGGCTTCACGCTCGAGACCACGCGCCTCGGCAAGACCATCGTCGACCTGCGCGACGTGAGCGTCACGCTCGGAGACCGGCCGCTCATCCGCGACCTGACCTTCATGCTCACCAGCGGCATGCGGCTCGGCGTGGTGGGGCCCAACGGCGCGGGCAAGTCCACGCTGCTCCGACTCCTGGTGGGAGAGCTCACGCCCGACCGGGGCGAGGTCATCATCGGCAAGAACACCGAGCTCGGCTACTTCGACCAGGGGCGTAGCGGCCTCGACGACACGGCCGACCTGATGGTCAACGTGGCCGGACACGACGACAAGGTGACGTTCCGCGGCGAGCGCATCGACGTGCGTACGTACCTCGCGCGCTTCCTGTTCGCGCCGGATCGCATGCGCCAGAAGGTGGTCGCGCTGTCCGGCGGCGAGCGGGCGCGCGTCGCGCTCGCCAAGCTGCTGCTCAAGCCGTCCAACGTGCTGCTGCTCGACGAGCCCACCAACGACCTCGACGTCGCCACGCTGAGCTCGCTGGAGCAGATGCTGATCGAGAGCGACGCGACGGCCATCGTGGTCAGCCACGACCGTTACTTCCTCGACCGCGTCGCCACCCACATCCTCGCGTTCGAGGGCGACGGCCGGCTGGTGGCCTACGCCGGCAACTACGAGCTGTACCGGACCCTGTCGGCAGCGGCGCAGGCCGAACGCGAGGCCGCCGAGAAGGCGCTCGGGAAGGCCGCCAGCAAGAACGCGCCAATGGACGCGAGCGCGCCGAAGGACGGCGCGGGGGTGGACGCTGGACGCGACGCCAAGAACGACCGGCCCGCCAAGCTCAGCCAGAAGGAGCGGCGCGAGCTCGACGGGATGCTGGAGGCCGTCGACGCCGCCGAGCAGGCGCTGGCCGCCCTGGACGCGCAGCTGGCCGACCCGAGCCTCTACGCAGAGCGACCGAACGAGGTGCGCACCATCACGGAGAAGCAGCAAGCCGCCAGCGCCAAGGTGGAGCAGCTGATGGCCCGTTGGGACGAGCTCGAGCAGCGGCGCGCCGCTGCGGAGGGGTGA
- a CDS encoding GatB/YqeY domain-containing protein has protein sequence MTDATTPRQPSALELRIQEDLKQAMRDKNDVARDTLRMLKAELLREQVKVDDPNDAQTSVDEMAILLRAVKTRRESATEYERGGRAELAAKELAEVEVLSVYLPKPMDDDEAREALRALSAELGLTEKKQMSQLMKAALERHRGTLDGKQASRLLAQILS, from the coding sequence ATGACCGACGCCACGACCCCGCGGCAGCCGAGCGCGCTCGAGCTGCGTATCCAAGAGGACCTCAAGCAAGCCATGCGCGACAAGAACGACGTCGCGCGCGACACGCTCCGCATGCTCAAGGCCGAGCTGCTGCGCGAGCAGGTGAAGGTCGACGACCCCAACGACGCGCAGACCAGCGTGGACGAGATGGCCATCCTCCTGCGCGCCGTGAAGACCCGTCGCGAGTCGGCCACCGAGTACGAGCGCGGCGGGCGTGCGGAGCTGGCGGCCAAGGAGCTGGCCGAGGTCGAGGTGCTGAGCGTCTACCTGCCCAAGCCCATGGACGACGACGAGGCGCGCGAGGCGTTGCGCGCTCTCTCCGCCGAGCTGGGGCTCACCGAGAAGAAGCAGATGAGCCAGCTGATGAAGGCCGCGCTCGAGCGGCATCGGGGAACGCTGGACGGCAAGCAGGCGTCGCGCCTGCTCGCGCAGATCCTCAGCTGA